One Deltaproteobacteria bacterium genomic window carries:
- a CDS encoding YccF domain-containing protein: MNLLMNLLWLFFGGWTTAVSWFLSSFFMVISIIGIPWARAAFNIGLLNLWPFGSEVRNRKNLSGEDIGTGFLGFIGNVLWFLFCGWWLALVHLGWALLLGITIIGIPFAIQHLKLAKISLAPIGKAIIFSL; the protein is encoded by the coding sequence ATGAATTTATTAATGAATTTACTTTGGCTTTTTTTCGGTGGCTGGACAACGGCGGTCTCGTGGTTTTTGTCTTCCTTTTTTATGGTGATTTCCATTATTGGTATTCCTTGGGCGCGGGCCGCTTTTAATATTGGATTATTAAATCTTTGGCCCTTTGGTTCAGAAGTTAGAAATCGAAAGAACCTATCTGGCGAAGATATTGGCACTGGTTTCTTAGGTTTTATTGGCAACGTTCTCTGGTTCCTATTTTGTGGTTGGTGGTTAGCTCTTGTTCATTTGGGTTGGGCTCTTCTTTTAGGAATAACCATTATTGGAATTCCATTTGCCATTCAACACTTGAAATTGGCAAAGATTTCTTTAGCCCCGATCGGCAAAGCAATCATCTTTAGTTTATAA
- a CDS encoding TIGR02147 family protein: MNIFNYTNYKLYVNERIKNLPKRGHGEYLRIAKFIGLHTTSVSQIFKGNKDLSLEQAAKLAQYFGLSELESDYFLNLVEFEKAGSVELKVLIEARLKKIKDHSLDLINRIPKDKILSDSEKAKFYSLWYYSAIRLLVDVPEYQNRELVANRLGLSLKTINESIDFLLSTGLLEYDDKNLKVGLKRTFIESSSNLVARHHINWRLKAIERFDTLEYLKDFVFTSPMTISIEDGMKIRELLSQTVEKIMKLNSSSKSEDLYILNIDWLKF; the protein is encoded by the coding sequence ATGAATATATTTAATTACACTAATTATAAGCTTTATGTGAATGAACGAATTAAAAACTTACCTAAGCGTGGTCACGGAGAATACCTTCGCATAGCAAAATTTATTGGTTTACACACGACCAGTGTCAGTCAAATTTTCAAAGGGAATAAAGATCTCAGTCTTGAGCAGGCCGCCAAATTAGCACAATATTTTGGTTTAAGCGAATTAGAAAGTGATTACTTTCTCAACCTAGTTGAATTTGAAAAAGCCGGAAGTGTGGAGTTAAAGGTTTTGATAGAAGCTAGATTAAAAAAAATTAAAGATCATTCTTTAGATTTAATAAACAGAATACCGAAGGATAAAATACTTTCTGATTCTGAAAAAGCAAAATTTTACTCACTGTGGTATTATAGCGCCATACGTTTGCTTGTTGACGTTCCTGAATATCAAAATCGAGAATTAGTTGCAAATCGTCTTGGTTTGTCATTGAAAACTATCAATGAGTCTATTGATTTTCTATTATCAACGGGATTACTTGAATACGATGATAAAAATCTTAAGGTAGGATTAAAAAGAACTTTTATCGAATCTAGTTCCAATTTGGTAGCTCGTCATCATATCAACTGGCGATTAAAAGCCATTGAGCGTTTTGACACTTTAGAATATCTCAAAGATTTTGTTTTTACCTCTCCAATGACAATTTCCATTGAAGATGGAATGAAGATTCGCGAGCTGTTGAGCCAAACTGTTGAAAAAATTATGAAGCTAAATTCATCTTCAAAGTCAGAGGATCTTTATATTTTAAATATAGATTGGTTAAAATTCTAA